In a single window of the Deltaproteobacteria bacterium genome:
- the fliJ gene encoding flagellar export protein FliJ — MKRFKFKLEPVIRYRQYLERLALIELARAKQDLFETKKRIQEMQQSKKDAATELDSRQAEGMKASRYRIYTDYLQGLSDRIESENERLVGIGRTVKEKHQAAEAERIKKETLEWVRQSEYTKHLQRINRAEQKAADELVSLRRGSCEF; from the coding sequence ATGAAGCGGTTTAAATTCAAGCTTGAACCTGTCATTCGATATAGACAATACCTTGAACGGCTCGCCCTGATAGAGCTGGCCAGGGCAAAACAGGACCTTTTTGAGACCAAGAAAAGAATCCAGGAAATGCAGCAGAGCAAAAAGGATGCCGCAACTGAGCTTGACTCTCGACAGGCAGAAGGGATGAAGGCGAGTCGATATCGAATCTATACTGACTATTTGCAAGGATTGAGCGATAGGATTGAATCCGAAAACGAACGTTTGGTCGGGATCGGCAGAACAGTTAAAGAAAAGCACCAGGCTGCTGAAGCCGAACGGATCAAGAAAGAGACTCTGGAGTGGGTAAGGCAAAGCGAATACACAAAGCATCTGCAAAGGATTAACCGGGCAGAACAAAAGGCGGCAGATGAACTTGTCAGCCTGAGGCGAGGCTCGTGTGAGTTTTAA